Proteins found in one Vallitalea guaymasensis genomic segment:
- a CDS encoding sensor histidine kinase, which produces MLLELIKNLFEKLGVIILGAFILSKSELVKKFLLKKELTIYDKVFFSLVFGGVGILGTYFGFPVSGALANSRSIGVIIAGLFGGPFVGIGAGLIAGIHRMLIPIGEFTAIACGISTILGGVLAGFAKRFIEDKPRKWVSGIIVAAFIESLQMIIILLIAKPYSEALHLVKIIFIPMTFINSMGTGVFLVLIEQIYDEYEKAGTAKAQLALRIASKTLAYLRQGLNEYSAQKVAELIYKEVKVSAVSLTDRESILAFIGVGSDHHKKGAPIYTEITKKAIREKQYIMAQEKKDIECSNKNCKLKGVIVVPLTINNNVIGTLKLYKTHENSISLSDKELATGLGQLFSTQLELSEIDYQKQLLNKAELKALQAQIQPHFLFNTLNTIVYFCRTDPEKARELLLKLSYYLRNNFKTTGDFISLKEEILYVESYLTIEQARFPERLKVEYDIEEGIQCKIPPLLIQPIVENAVKHGLMAKKAGGKIVISIKQREEYVVITVSDNGVGMTEEQLERLFDNNKKQGIGVNNVNNRLKSIYNTSLKIKSKEGEGTTMIMEIPIRGKKHD; this is translated from the coding sequence ATGTTACTAGAGTTGATAAAAAATCTGTTTGAAAAACTTGGGGTAATCATATTAGGTGCATTCATATTATCAAAATCTGAATTAGTTAAGAAGTTTTTGTTGAAAAAGGAATTAACAATATATGATAAGGTGTTCTTTTCTCTGGTATTTGGTGGAGTTGGAATTTTAGGGACATACTTTGGTTTTCCTGTTAGTGGAGCCCTTGCTAATTCACGTTCTATCGGTGTTATTATTGCAGGTTTATTTGGTGGTCCTTTTGTTGGAATAGGTGCAGGATTGATTGCTGGTATTCATAGGATGTTAATTCCTATAGGTGAGTTTACAGCTATAGCTTGTGGTATATCAACTATATTAGGAGGAGTACTAGCAGGATTCGCAAAAAGATTTATAGAAGATAAACCAAGAAAATGGGTTTCGGGAATAATAGTGGCGGCATTCATTGAAAGCTTACAGATGATAATTATTCTACTCATAGCTAAACCTTATAGTGAAGCTCTTCATTTGGTAAAAATAATTTTTATACCTATGACATTCATTAATTCAATGGGTACAGGTGTGTTTTTAGTATTAATAGAACAAATATATGATGAGTACGAGAAAGCTGGAACGGCAAAAGCTCAATTGGCTTTGCGTATCGCATCAAAAACTTTAGCCTACCTTAGACAAGGATTAAACGAATATTCGGCACAGAAGGTGGCGGAATTAATCTACAAAGAGGTTAAGGTAAGTGCTGTTTCATTAACTGATAGAGAATCTATATTAGCTTTTATAGGAGTTGGCAGTGACCATCATAAGAAGGGCGCTCCAATATATACGGAAATAACTAAAAAAGCTATAAGAGAAAAGCAATATATAATGGCACAAGAAAAAAAGGATATTGAGTGTTCTAATAAGAACTGTAAATTAAAAGGAGTAATAGTCGTACCTCTAACAATAAACAATAATGTAATTGGAACATTAAAATTATATAAGACACATGAGAATAGTATTAGTCTCTCTGATAAAGAATTAGCAACGGGACTAGGTCAATTATTTTCTACTCAACTGGAACTAAGCGAAATAGATTATCAGAAGCAATTACTAAATAAAGCAGAACTGAAAGCTTTACAAGCACAGATACAACCTCATTTCCTATTTAATACTCTTAATACAATCGTTTATTTTTGTAGAACAGATCCTGAAAAAGCTAGGGAATTATTGCTGAAATTAAGTTATTATCTAAGAAATAATTTCAAAACAACAGGTGATTTTATAAGCCTTAAAGAAGAAATATTATATGTAGAGTCTTATCTAACAATAGAGCAGGCAAGATTTCCAGAAAGGCTGAAAGTAGAATATGACATAGAAGAAGGTATACAGTGTAAAATACCACCTCTATTAATTCAGCCAATAGTAGAGAATGCAGTAAAGCATGGACTAATGGCAAAAAAAGCAGGAGGGAAGATTGTTATAAGTATCAAGCAGAGAGAAGAATACGTAGTAATAACTGTTTCTGATAACGGAGTCGGAATGACTGAAGAACAGCTTGAAAGATTATTTGATAATAATAAAAAACAAGGCATAGGTGTTAATAATGTTAATAATAGATTAAAGAGTATCTACAATACAAGCTTAAAAATAAAAAGCAAAGAGGGAGAAGGGACTACAATGATTATGGAAATACCTATAAGGGGGAAAAAACATGATTAG
- a CDS encoding helix-turn-helix domain-containing protein — MSLTPAPALEKGLKILEIIAREEQVSFNQLQSMTGYNVSSLNRYLHTLRYLDYIQKNLNNKYIIGLKFFSLAEKSNRWHFLKEVAKKYLVDLSNRYGISLLLIGYSNDQFIVLTKQAHKDNITMMSVDTCRYYEESITWALPYIVHLEEEEQKRIEEIYVNKNNNILEHMNQLKSHFLENGYVLDNGFVNKNILRIGVPLYAGESKPIAVLGAGTFKQHLEDNVDDVIEAMKDTSTKISELVF; from the coding sequence ATGTCCTTAACACCAGCGCCAGCTTTAGAAAAAGGGCTAAAAATATTGGAAATAATAGCAAGGGAAGAACAAGTAAGTTTTAATCAGCTTCAATCCATGACGGGTTATAATGTAAGTAGTTTAAATCGTTATCTGCATACATTACGTTATCTTGACTATATACAGAAAAACTTGAACAACAAATATATAATAGGATTAAAATTTTTTAGTTTGGCAGAGAAGAGCAATAGATGGCATTTCCTTAAGGAAGTAGCTAAGAAGTATTTAGTTGATTTAAGTAACAGGTACGGTATCAGTTTACTGCTTATAGGATATTCTAACGACCAATTCATTGTTTTGACAAAGCAAGCACACAAGGATAACATTACAATGATGAGTGTTGATACTTGCCGTTATTATGAAGAATCTATCACATGGGCTTTGCCGTATATTGTCCATCTGGAAGAAGAAGAGCAAAAGCGTATAGAAGAAATATATGTGAACAAGAATAATAATATATTAGAACATATGAACCAATTAAAATCACATTTCTTGGAGAATGGATATGTTCTTGATAATGGGTTCGTTAATAAGAATATACTACGGATAGGAGTACCATTATATGCTGGTGAATCCAAACCTATTGCTGTGTTGGGAGCAGGAACATTCAAACAGCATCTGGAAGATAATGTAGATGATGTAATTGAAGCTATGAAGGATACAAGTACAAAGATAAGCGAGTTGGTTTTCTAG
- a CDS encoding carbon starvation CstA family protein: MISFLLSIVALVLGYVFYGKFVEKIFGMDENRKTPAVTMKDGVDYVPIAWKKAFLVQFLNIAGLGPIFGAVAGALWGPVAFLWIVLGCILAGATHDYFAGMLSVRHNGETVAEIVGRYLGTSAKNAMRIFSVVLLLLVGVVFVNGPAGILENLTGINKMIWVGLIIVYYLCATVLPVDKIIAKIYPIFGAALIIMGIGIIIGIFVKGYSIPEIQLTNLHPSGKAIFPFLFITIACGAISGFHATQSPIMARCITNEKEGRKIFYGAMIAEGIVALIWAAAAIAFFGNTQALSEAGTAGVVVTTISVSLLGTAGGALALLGVVACPITSGDTAFRSARLAIADAISLKQDKFKNRFFIAIPLFVIGVVLCFVDFGIIWRYFAWSNQTLATIMLWAAASYLVKENRFHWICTLPATFMTAVITTYIIIAPEGLKLSTSIGYPVGIIAALASITLFIFKANKLRQS; this comes from the coding sequence ATGATATCATTTTTATTATCTATAGTTGCTTTGGTTTTAGGATATGTTTTTTACGGTAAATTTGTAGAAAAAATATTTGGAATGGACGAAAACAGAAAAACTCCAGCTGTAACAATGAAAGATGGGGTGGATTATGTACCAATAGCCTGGAAAAAAGCATTTTTAGTACAATTTTTGAATATTGCAGGATTAGGACCTATATTTGGTGCGGTAGCAGGAGCTTTATGGGGACCTGTAGCATTTCTATGGATTGTACTTGGCTGTATTCTAGCAGGTGCTACACATGACTATTTCGCAGGTATGTTATCAGTTAGACACAACGGGGAAACTGTAGCTGAAATAGTAGGAAGATATTTAGGAACTTCAGCAAAAAATGCTATGCGTATATTCTCGGTAGTATTACTTCTTTTAGTTGGTGTAGTATTCGTTAATGGACCAGCGGGTATATTAGAGAACTTGACAGGAATTAACAAAATGATATGGGTTGGATTAATAATAGTTTATTATCTATGTGCCACAGTATTGCCAGTTGATAAGATTATAGCAAAGATCTATCCTATATTTGGTGCGGCTTTAATAATTATGGGTATTGGGATAATAATTGGGATATTTGTAAAAGGGTATTCTATACCAGAGATACAGCTTACTAACTTACATCCATCAGGTAAAGCAATCTTTCCATTTTTATTTATTACTATTGCTTGTGGTGCTATTAGTGGATTCCATGCTACGCAATCACCAATTATGGCAAGATGTATTACAAATGAAAAAGAGGGAAGAAAGATATTCTACGGTGCAATGATTGCTGAAGGTATAGTAGCCTTGATATGGGCAGCAGCAGCGATAGCATTCTTTGGTAATACACAGGCGTTATCTGAAGCAGGTACAGCAGGTGTTGTCGTTACAACAATATCTGTATCGTTACTTGGTACAGCAGGTGGAGCACTGGCATTGCTTGGAGTTGTGGCATGTCCTATCACATCAGGTGATACAGCTTTCAGAAGTGCAAGACTGGCTATTGCAGATGCTATTAGTCTGAAACAAGATAAATTCAAAAATAGATTTTTTATTGCAATTCCTTTATTTGTAATAGGTGTAGTTTTATGTTTTGTTGATTTTGGTATCATATGGAGATATTTTGCTTGGTCTAATCAAACACTTGCTACAATAATGTTATGGGCGGCAGCAAGTTATTTAGTAAAAGAAAACCGATTCCATTGGATATGTACTTTACCAGCAACATTCATGACGGCAGTAATAACAACTTATATAATAATTGCTCCTGAAGGATTAAAACTTTCAACTTCCATTGGATATCCAGTAGGTATAATAGCAGCTTTAGCATCTATTACATTATTCATATTCAAAGCCAATAAGCTAAGACAATCATAA
- a CDS encoding carbohydrate-binding protein: protein MKLFKNSLCFMICFIITATTVLITGSTNVQASEDPVQLCHARYHIFSADGSTGNYEGNIAVKNLDPNKKVTVHYCYEYNQNNWKDVSAKYVKTTSDGYEIWHFETPCYYYSPCIFAVKCEANGQTYWDNNNGNNYTVTRDVILAKDSILNLNSHYEANQTYDRIQSINGYIALKNLSSEKNVKVRITEDNWQTYTDIDAVYHSSQENSNIEYWHYDYKTKTTPKNVQFAVYYEVNGVTYWDNNSGSNYFLGFR from the coding sequence ATGAAATTATTTAAAAATTCATTATGTTTTATGATATGTTTTATCATAACTGCTACTACTGTTTTAATTACAGGCTCTACCAATGTACAAGCCTCAGAAGACCCAGTCCAATTATGTCATGCAAGATACCATATCTTTTCTGCTGACGGTTCAACAGGTAATTATGAAGGAAATATTGCAGTTAAAAATCTAGACCCTAATAAAAAAGTAACTGTTCATTACTGTTATGAGTATAATCAAAACAATTGGAAAGATGTATCTGCAAAGTATGTTAAGACAACTTCAGATGGATACGAAATATGGCATTTTGAAACACCTTGTTATTATTATTCTCCTTGTATCTTTGCTGTTAAATGTGAAGCAAATGGTCAAACTTATTGGGATAATAATAATGGAAACAATTATACTGTAACAAGAGATGTGATTTTAGCTAAAGATTCAATATTAAATTTGAATAGTCACTATGAAGCTAATCAAACCTATGATAGAATCCAATCAATCAATGGATATATTGCATTAAAGAATTTATCATCAGAAAAAAATGTGAAAGTTAGAATTACTGAAGATAATTGGCAGACTTATACAGATATTGATGCTGTATATCATTCTTCTCAAGAAAATAGTAATATAGAGTATTGGCATTATGATTATAAAACAAAGACTACTCCAAAAAATGTACAATTCGCTGTATACTATGAAGTAAATGGAGTTACCTACTGGGATAACAACAGTGGTTCAAATTATTTTTTAGGTTTCAGATAA
- a CDS encoding ABC transporter substrate-binding protein, whose product MTALISNNADIAFMGPEASIYVFNEGKEDYVINFAQLTQRAGNFLIGRTNEEFNLEDLKGKTIIGGRPGGMPQMVLEYILKKNNIKPFEDVEIITNIDFTATAGSFIGGTGDYTAEFEPSASKIENEGRGHVVASLGIESGLVPYTAYMAEKSYIKANPETIQKFTNAIYKSQLWVDEHTPEEIAEVIKPQFKDTDMELLVQIVQRYKDQDTWRKDPYFEKTGLDLLQNILDSAGELDRRVEYDNIITTEFAEEAIKNIE is encoded by the coding sequence ATGACAGCTCTAATATCAAATAACGCAGACATAGCTTTCATGGGACCAGAGGCATCTATATACGTTTTCAATGAAGGCAAAGAGGACTATGTTATCAATTTCGCACAACTTACCCAAAGAGCAGGGAACTTTTTAATAGGAAGAACTAATGAAGAATTCAACCTGGAAGACTTAAAAGGCAAAACAATAATTGGAGGTCGTCCAGGTGGAATGCCTCAGATGGTTCTGGAATACATTCTGAAAAAGAATAATATCAAACCATTTGAAGACGTGGAGATTATTACTAATATTGATTTCACCGCTACAGCTGGTTCATTTATTGGCGGTACAGGAGATTATACAGCAGAATTTGAGCCATCTGCTTCAAAAATCGAAAATGAAGGCAGAGGTCATGTAGTTGCATCTCTAGGTATAGAAAGCGGTTTAGTTCCTTATACTGCATACATGGCTGAAAAAAGTTATATAAAAGCCAATCCAGAAACTATACAAAAGTTTACAAATGCCATCTATAAGAGTCAACTTTGGGTTGATGAACATACACCTGAAGAAATTGCTGAAGTCATCAAACCACAATTCAAAGATACTGATATGGAATTACTTGTTCAGATCGTTCAAAGATATAAAGACCAAGATACTTGGAGAAAAGACCCCTACTTTGAAAAAACAGGACTTGACCTACTTCAAAACATTCTTGATTCAGCTGGTGAATTGGATAGAAGAGTAGAATATGATAATATTATTACAACAGAATTTGCTGAAGAGGCAATTAAAAATATTGAATAA
- a CDS encoding LytR/AlgR family response regulator transcription factor, with the protein MIRVIIVDDEQPAIDELNYILSKYDEIDVVGKFDDPIQALEYIKKHQVEVVFLDISMPEMDGFMFAQQIINLNLNINVVFATAYNEYAIKAFEINAIDYILKPLDDERLEMTVLKIKDRVDNNLKQDSRNIEKVIECHKIKLKKFPVWKGERIILMDPDEILFCYVENSETYIVTENESYYTADTLCKLEKTFEDHSFFRCHRSYLINLEKIEEIIPWFNKTYAVKFKNCEKEIPISRRQSCQFKKMFDL; encoded by the coding sequence ATGATTAGAGTTATTATAGTGGATGATGAACAACCAGCCATAGATGAACTTAATTATATATTATCAAAATATGATGAAATAGATGTAGTTGGAAAATTTGACGACCCCATACAAGCTCTTGAATATATTAAAAAACATCAAGTAGAAGTAGTTTTCTTGGATATTTCTATGCCAGAGATGGATGGATTCATGTTTGCACAGCAAATCATTAATTTGAATCTAAATATTAATGTAGTATTTGCAACGGCGTATAACGAATATGCTATAAAAGCCTTTGAAATAAATGCAATAGATTATATCCTTAAACCACTAGATGATGAAAGACTTGAAATGACCGTATTAAAAATAAAAGATAGGGTTGATAACAACCTAAAACAGGATAGTAGAAATATAGAAAAAGTAATTGAATGCCACAAGATAAAGCTGAAAAAATTTCCTGTATGGAAAGGAGAAAGGATCATATTAATGGATCCTGATGAAATATTATTCTGTTATGTTGAAAACAGTGAAACTTATATAGTTACGGAAAACGAATCCTATTATACAGCTGATACATTATGTAAGTTGGAAAAAACATTTGAGGATCACAGCTTTTTTAGATGTCATAGAAGTTATCTGATTAATTTAGAGAAAATAGAGGAAATCATACCTTGGTTTAATAAGACTTATGCAGTGAAATTCAAGAATTGTGAAAAAGAAATACCAATCAGCAGAAGACAATCTTGTCAGTTTAAAAAAATGTTTGATCTATAG